Proteins encoded by one window of Panicum virgatum strain AP13 chromosome 7N, P.virgatum_v5, whole genome shotgun sequence:
- the LOC120682359 gene encoding nuclear transport factor 2-like isoform X2 has product MDPMEQPEPEVAGHYYALQVGSYFLTGYYNVLTNQPHLASQFYTNRSSVVRLDCETGQWSLGETVEVINDMMMSMNVTKVEVKTANFLESWGAAITLLVTGLVQLKDYPVRKRFVQNIVLAPKKDGYYIFSDIFKLICDEYGDQYHVSDYNCADNLPQVDASYTMAETGSDYLDGEPQEVVAPAQNHVQQQDPSEYKAENVIYEETHSEEHMPSFPSSTDVKQDSPLAPHPPSPPTPEEPVEEAPKTYASVLRTKAKATMGTAESQQAQQLAQQVQTVPVHEKSNSDNNRVVSTPDDEEFISVYVGNLSPSTSVFDLEKVFQAFGRIKPDGVAIRSRKEAGVFFGFVEFEDMSGIQNALNASPIELNGRLVHVEERRPNCGFPSARRRGRGKDQAGGRYDGEYPTRSKGTGYQKKGGRQYDSYY; this is encoded by the exons ATGGACCCGATGGAGCAGCCGGAGCCCGAAGTCGCGGGCCACTACTACGCCCTCCAG GTGGGCTCCTACTTCCTGACGGGATACTACAACGTCCTGACGAACCAGCCGCACCTGGCGAGCCAGTTCTACACGAACAGGAGCAGCGTCGTCAGGCTGGACTGCGAGACGGGGCAGTGGTCTCTTGGAGAGACGGTGGAG GTTATCAATGATATGATGATGTCCATGAATGTAACCAAGGTTGAAGTTAAAACAGCAAATTTCTTGGAGTCATGGGGTGCGGCGATCACACTGCTGGTCACTGGCCTAGTGCAATTGAAGGACTACCCTGTTCGCAAGCGATTCGTTCAGAATATTGTTCTTGCTCCAAAGAAAGATGGGTATTATATATTCAGTGACATCTTTAAGCTCATCTGTGATGAGTATGGTGATCAGTACCATGTTTCTGATTACAATTGTGCTGACAACCTGCCCCAAGTGGATGCTTCTTATACAATGGCTGAAACAG GGTCTGATTATTTGGATGGAGAACCTCAGGAGGTTGTAGCTCCTGCTCAAAATCATGTGCAACAGCAAGATCCTTCTGAGTATAAGGCTGAGAATGTGATCTACGAGGAAACTCATTCAGAAGAGCATATGCCCTCATTCCCCAGTTCAACAGATGTTAAACAGGATTCGCCTCTTGCTCCCCACCCTCCTTCCCCGCCTACCCCCGAAGAACCTGTGGAAGAAGCACCTAAAACATATGCTTCAGTG TTGCGAACAAAAGCGAAGGCCACAATGGGGACTGCAGAGTCACAACAGGCTCAACAGTTGGCTCAGCAGGTGCAAACTGTCCCGGTGCATGAAAAATCTAACTCGGACAACAACCGGGTTGTTAGCACCCCTGATGATGAAG aGTTTATTTCAGTTTATGTTGGGAATCTTTCGCCATCTACTTCAGTCTTTGATCTTGAGAAGGTGTTTCAGGCTTTTGGAAGAATTAAACCTGACGGAGTTGCTATCCGAAGCCGCAAG GAGGCTGGAGTCTTCTTTGGCTTTGTTGAGTTTGAAGACATGTCTGGTATTCAGAATGCTTTAAAT GCATCGCCGATAGAATTGAACGGTCGTTTAGTACATGTTGAGGAGAGGAGGCCTAACTGTGGATTCCCAAGTGCCAGAA GACGGGGTCGAGGAAAGGACCAAGCTGGTGGACGATATGACGGGGAGTACCCTACTCGATCGAAGGGAACCGGGTACCAGAAAAAGGGTGGACGCCAGTATGACAGCTACTACTAG
- the LOC120682359 gene encoding nuclear transport factor 2-like isoform X1: MDPMEQPEPEVAGHYYALQVGSYFLTGYYNVLTNQPHLASQFYTNRSSVVRLDCETGQWSLGETVEVINDMMMSMNVTKVEVKTANFLESWGAAITLLVTGLVQLKDYPVRKRFVQNIVLAPKKDGYYIFSDIFKLICDEYGDQYHVSDYNCADNLPQVDASYTMAETGSDYLDGEPQEVVAPAQNHVQQQDPSEYKAENVIYEETHSEEHMPSFPSSTDVKQDSPLAPHPPSPPTPEEPVEEAPKTYASVLRTKAKATMGTAESQQAQQLAQQVQTVPVHEKSNSDNNRVVSTPDDEEEFISVYVGNLSPSTSVFDLEKVFQAFGRIKPDGVAIRSRKEAGVFFGFVEFEDMSGIQNALNASPIELNGRLVHVEERRPNCGFPSARRRGRGKDQAGGRYDGEYPTRSKGTGYQKKGGRQYDSYY, from the exons ATGGACCCGATGGAGCAGCCGGAGCCCGAAGTCGCGGGCCACTACTACGCCCTCCAG GTGGGCTCCTACTTCCTGACGGGATACTACAACGTCCTGACGAACCAGCCGCACCTGGCGAGCCAGTTCTACACGAACAGGAGCAGCGTCGTCAGGCTGGACTGCGAGACGGGGCAGTGGTCTCTTGGAGAGACGGTGGAG GTTATCAATGATATGATGATGTCCATGAATGTAACCAAGGTTGAAGTTAAAACAGCAAATTTCTTGGAGTCATGGGGTGCGGCGATCACACTGCTGGTCACTGGCCTAGTGCAATTGAAGGACTACCCTGTTCGCAAGCGATTCGTTCAGAATATTGTTCTTGCTCCAAAGAAAGATGGGTATTATATATTCAGTGACATCTTTAAGCTCATCTGTGATGAGTATGGTGATCAGTACCATGTTTCTGATTACAATTGTGCTGACAACCTGCCCCAAGTGGATGCTTCTTATACAATGGCTGAAACAG GGTCTGATTATTTGGATGGAGAACCTCAGGAGGTTGTAGCTCCTGCTCAAAATCATGTGCAACAGCAAGATCCTTCTGAGTATAAGGCTGAGAATGTGATCTACGAGGAAACTCATTCAGAAGAGCATATGCCCTCATTCCCCAGTTCAACAGATGTTAAACAGGATTCGCCTCTTGCTCCCCACCCTCCTTCCCCGCCTACCCCCGAAGAACCTGTGGAAGAAGCACCTAAAACATATGCTTCAGTG TTGCGAACAAAAGCGAAGGCCACAATGGGGACTGCAGAGTCACAACAGGCTCAACAGTTGGCTCAGCAGGTGCAAACTGTCCCGGTGCATGAAAAATCTAACTCGGACAACAACCGGGTTGTTAGCACCCCTGATGATGAAG aagaGTTTATTTCAGTTTATGTTGGGAATCTTTCGCCATCTACTTCAGTCTTTGATCTTGAGAAGGTGTTTCAGGCTTTTGGAAGAATTAAACCTGACGGAGTTGCTATCCGAAGCCGCAAG GAGGCTGGAGTCTTCTTTGGCTTTGTTGAGTTTGAAGACATGTCTGGTATTCAGAATGCTTTAAAT GCATCGCCGATAGAATTGAACGGTCGTTTAGTACATGTTGAGGAGAGGAGGCCTAACTGTGGATTCCCAAGTGCCAGAA GACGGGGTCGAGGAAAGGACCAAGCTGGTGGACGATATGACGGGGAGTACCCTACTCGATCGAAGGGAACCGGGTACCAGAAAAAGGGTGGACGCCAGTATGACAGCTACTACTAG
- the LOC120682360 gene encoding uncharacterized protein LOC120682360, producing MKTRGGIRSRGRSDISASSLSFLRRLGGRRMLLRSSSTPFLHPFFLSSSFPSPTSSLQLRRAFSDSHIPSLSTPSDAGAGGISSGPSSGGGLRTELSFSVYNTVGGAPLASQEEPRHGLGLDQQHDGAELLQEQRTAQPDHPEVPLFLARGLGIDRIASGFFTAGKSTAAGGKGEAMGGGVEERAALREQDEEAAALDAQYKRMVDEQPGNALFLRNYAQFLHEVKGDAMRAEEYYSRAMLADPGDGEIMSQYAKLVWEVHRDQERCLGYFHRSVQAAPQNSHVLAAYASFLWEQDDDDDLGEGEQGTGGAGAPDLRAATTQQAGQVRELASAAV from the exons ATGAAGACACGAGGAGGGATCAGATCTCGAGGACGAAGCGACATCTCCGCGTCCTCTCTCTCCTTTCTGAGAAGGCTCGGAGGGAGGAGGATGTTGCTGCGGAGCTCATCCACGCCATTCCTGCaccccttcttcctctcctcttccttccCCTCGCCCACCTCCTCCCTGCAGCTCCGGCGAGCCTTCTCCGACAGCCACATCCCCTCCCTCTCCACCCCGAGCGACGCGGGAGCCGGCGGCATCAGCAGCGGaccctcctccggcggcggcctccgcacGGAGCTCTCCTTCTCCGTCTACAACACCGTCGGCGGCGCACCGCTGGCGTCCCAGGAGGAGCCCCGCCACGGCCTCGGCCTCGACCAGCAGCACGACGGAGCGGAGCTGCTGCAGGAGCAGCGCACGGCGCAGCCGGACCACCCGGAGGTGCCGCTGTTCCTGGCGAGGGGCCTCGGGATCGACCGCATCGCCTCCGGCTTCTTCACCGCCGGCAAGAGCACGGCCGCGGGAGGCAAGGGCGAGGCGATGGGGGGCGGCGTGGAGGAGCGGGCTGCGCTGCGGGAGCAGGACGAGGAGGCGGCCGCGCTGGACGCGCAGTACAAGCGCATGGTGGACGAGCAGCCCGGGAACGCGCTGTTCCTGCGCAACTACGCGCAGTTCCTGCACGAG GTGAAGGGCGACGCGATGAGGGCGGAGGAGTACTACTCGCGCGCCATGCTGGCGGaccccggcgacggcgagatcATGTCGCAGTACGCCAAGCTGGTCTGGGAGGTGCACCGCGACCAGGAGAGGTGCCTCGGCTACTTCCACAGGTCCGTGCAGGCCGCCCCACAGAACAG CCATGTCCTCGCCGCGTACGCCAGCTTCCTGTGGGagcaggacgacgacgacgacctcggGGAAGGCGAGCAGGGCACGGGTGGGGCTGGAGCGCCCGATCTGCGCGCTGCAACTACACAGCAGGCTGGGCAGGTGAGGGAACTGGCTTCGGCGGCCGTCTGA